Proteins encoded within one genomic window of Hahella chejuensis KCTC 2396:
- a CDS encoding DUF1439 domain-containing protein — protein MAPITPLTPEYLSTRILGVGIEEPLRITGSAAVRWEADSRALYLDNIQVLNVESRFINRFVPEGVRKPLWDSISDWLNAYYGAYPVYRLKESTSIASKVVGSVRKISVEDDRVRLLL, from the coding sequence GTGGCTCCTATAACTCCGTTAACCCCTGAATATTTGTCCACTCGAATTTTGGGCGTCGGTATTGAAGAGCCGCTTCGAATTACTGGAAGCGCGGCTGTGAGATGGGAGGCTGATTCCCGCGCCCTGTATCTGGATAACATTCAAGTGCTGAATGTGGAATCCCGCTTTATTAATCGTTTTGTGCCTGAGGGTGTTCGTAAGCCGCTATGGGACAGCATCAGTGACTGGCTGAATGCTTACTACGGCGCCTATCCTGTCTATCGACTGAAAGAGTCTACGAGTATTGCAAGTAAAGTTGTTGGCTCCGTGCGAAAAATCTCCGTGGAAGATGATAGGGTGAGACTCCTTTTGTGA